The Vibrio gazogenes DNA segment GTCCGTCCTGAATGAATTCGACAGGCACCCGAACGCCAGGCAGCGTTGCATCAACAACCAGATGAGGTGTTAAATCGTTCTCTAATAACCAGTCATAAAAGGCCCGAAGCATGTACGGGCGCCGAGGCGTCATATTATCCATGAGCTATACATCCTACCCGAATTAACGAGATAAACGCATCTCACGCTCAGTTTCAGTTAAAGAAGCCAAGAATGAATCTCGTTCAAAAACACGGTTCATATAGACTTTCAACTCTTTTGAACCCGGACCAATGAGCTCGATTCCCAACACAGGTAAACGCCATAATAACGGCGCAAGATAACAATCCACCAAGCTAAACTCTTCACTCATGAAATACTCAAACTCAGCAAATACTGGTGCTAATGTCAGCAAATCATTTTGCAACTTACTTCTTGCCGATTCAGCTTCGCTAACAGAACCATTTATCACTTTATCAGCAAGTGAATACCAGTTCCGCTCAATACGATAAACCATCAAACGGCTATTACCGCGTGCTACAGGATAAACCGGCATCAGTGGTGGGTGAGGAAAACGCTCATCCAGATATTCCATAATAATTTTTGAGTCATAAAGTGCAAGTTCACGATCGACAAGAGTCGGTACTGATTTATACGGATTTAACTCGATCAGTTCCGCAGGTAAGTTTGATTCATCAACTAACTCAACCTCGACACTCACACCTTTCTCAGCCAGAACAATTCTCACCTGATGACTATACATATCTGAGGCACTTGAAAATAAAGTCATCACAGAACGTTTATTGGCAGCAACAGCCATGGAACCCTCCAGCACACAATAATAATAAAAACAATGGAGGCAAGCCTCCATTGATAATCAAAACCCTGAAAAACAGCACGGTATAATAGCATAATTAGTGCACATCACGCCAACACTCTTTCTTCAGAGAACAAAGAATCACCTAAGGAGACTTATCCAGAAGATAATGTACCATATGTTTTACTCAACACAGCTATCACCATCAATGACATGCGAGAAGCCGACATGTCGGATATTCACCTCTCGGGAAGCAACTTAGACAAATGACACCATAAGTTCGATGCGGCACTCTTTCAAACCGCTCGAATAGATAATTCATAAACAACCGATATAAAAAAACCCGGCATATAGCCGGGTTTTCGAAACCACATAAAACGTAATTAACGTTTTGAGAACTGTGGACGACGACGTGCTTTACGTAGACCAACTTTCTTACGTTCAACGCGACGAGCGTCACGAGTAACGTAGCCAGCTGCGCGTAGAGCAGGACGTAGAGACTCATCATATTCCATCAACGCACGAGTGATACCGTGACGAATAGCACCAGCCTGACCTGAAATACCGCCACCTTTTACAGTGATGTACAGATCAAGTTTGTCAGTCATCTCTACCAACTCAAGAGGTTGTTGAACAACCATACGAGCTGTAGGACGACCAAAGTACTCATCAAGGCTACGCTTGTTGATTACGATGTTACCGCTGCCTGGTTTAATAAAAACACGTGCAGCTGAGCTTTTGCGACGGCCAGTGCCGTAGTATTGATTCTCTGCCATTTCCGAAATCCCCAATTAGATGTCTAGTACTTTTGGTTGTTGAGCAGCATGGTTGTGCTCAGCGCCAGCGTAAACTTTCAGTTTACGGTACATAGCACGGCCTAGAGGACCACGTGGAAGCATACCTTTAACCGCTAGCTCGATAATCATCTCTGGTTTGTAGTCGATCAGCTTATCAAAAGTGATAGACTTGATGCCACCAGGGAACTCAGAGTGACGATAATAAGTCTTAGCTGCAGATTTATTACCTGTTACAGTCACTTTTTCTGCGTTAACAACGATGATGTAATCACCAGTATCAACGTGAGGCGTATATTCAGCTTTATGCTTGCCACGTAAGCGAGATGCAATTTCACTTGCCAGACGACCAAGAGTTTTACCCTCTGCGTCCACAACATACCAGTCGCGTTTTACAGTTTCTGGTTTAGCAACGAAAGTTTTCATGCTAATAATAACCCGTTATTTAAAATTTACACTTAAGGAGCAATTGCTCCCACTGTCTAGAGCCCAGTCATCACCCCTTCGAGTGGTTGGCACTCTCAGTCTGAATAGAAAAACAGACCTACAGTAACGGTGGGTCGCAGGATTATAGAGAAGTGAGAAAAAAAAATCATCTTTTTTCTGACAAAAATTGATTTTTTAAACCAATCAATTTAGAAGCTTGCTTAAGCAATTATGACAGGTGCTCTTTCAGCAAATATTCACGACTTTGCATCTCAATCAAACGAGAACGGCAACGCTGAAACTCAAATGATAACTGCCCACCTTGATATAAAGCATCCAAGGCGACCTCTGCTGAAATGATTAATTTAACATGACGCTCATAAAACTCGTCAACAAGGGCAATGAAACGCCGGGCAGCATCATCCAGCGTTGCGTTCATCAGCTTCACGTCGGCCAATAAAACAGTATGGTACAACCGAGACAATTCAATATAGTCATTCTGGCTTCTCATACTCTGACATAACTGTGCAAATGTAGCGAACAACACACCATTTGCTGCTTTTAATACTGGTATTTGCCGATGATTGACTTCAATACTAGATATGGCATTCGCATCATGGCTGATCAGTTGACGATAGTAACTCTCCAAACTGATTCGTGACTGTTCATCATTCGGGAAATGGTAAATTTCTGCCTGCTCGAGTGTTCTCAATCGATAGTCAACACCACTATCCACATTCATTACCAGGCAATGCTCTTTAATTAAGTCGATAGCCGGGAGGAAGCGTGCTCGTTGTAAACCATTTCGGTATAAATCATCTGGTGGAATATTCGAAGTGGCAACCAAAATGATATTGCGCGCAAAAAGCGCCTGAAAAAGAGTCCCCAAAATCATGGCATCCGTAATATCCGAGACAAAAAATTCGTCAAAACAGATAATCTCAGTTTCTGCGCGAAACTTATCCGCAACCATTTCAAGCGGGTCATTCACATGATGAAGCAACTTCAGTTCTTCATGAACACGGTACATAAAGCGGTGAAAATGCACTCTCATCTTTTTCTGAGTCGGGAGCGCATCATAAAAAGTATCCATCAGGTAAGTTTTCCCTCTGCCGACC contains these protein-coding regions:
- the rplM gene encoding 50S ribosomal protein L13, whose translation is MKTFVAKPETVKRDWYVVDAEGKTLGRLASEIASRLRGKHKAEYTPHVDTGDYIIVVNAEKVTVTGNKSAAKTYYRHSEFPGGIKSITFDKLIDYKPEMIIELAVKGMLPRGPLGRAMYRKLKVYAGAEHNHAAQQPKVLDI
- the rpsI gene encoding 30S ribosomal protein S9, with protein sequence MAENQYYGTGRRKSSAARVFIKPGSGNIVINKRSLDEYFGRPTARMVVQQPLELVEMTDKLDLYITVKGGGISGQAGAIRHGITRALMEYDESLRPALRAAGYVTRDARRVERKKVGLRKARRRPQFSKR
- the zapE gene encoding cell division protein ZapE, giving the protein MTPRQRYDQDLKDNNFQKDDAQLTAVEALDDLYHRFLTYLEKPVERGSLLTRLLRKNVQRPVPPKGLYFWGGVGRGKTYLMDTFYDALPTQKKMRVHFHRFMYRVHEELKLLHHVNDPLEMVADKFRAETEIICFDEFFVSDITDAMILGTLFQALFARNIILVATSNIPPDDLYRNGLQRARFLPAIDLIKEHCLVMNVDSGVDYRLRTLEQAEIYHFPNDEQSRISLESYYRQLISHDANAISSIEVNHRQIPVLKAANGVLFATFAQLCQSMRSQNDYIELSRLYHTVLLADVKLMNATLDDAARRFIALVDEFYERHVKLIISAEVALDALYQGGQLSFEFQRCRSRLIEMQSREYLLKEHLS
- the sspA gene encoding stringent starvation protein SspA: MAVAANKRSVMTLFSSASDMYSHQVRIVLAEKGVSVEVELVDESNLPAELIELNPYKSVPTLVDRELALYDSKIIMEYLDERFPHPPLMPVYPVARGNSRLMVYRIERNWYSLADKVINGSVSEAESARSKLQNDLLTLAPVFAEFEYFMSEEFSLVDCYLAPLLWRLPVLGIELIGPGSKELKVYMNRVFERDSFLASLTETEREMRLSR